The DNA sequence TTTGAAAGATTCGATAGGACCACAGCCAGCTGTTTTGAAAGCTTAAGATGTTAGAtaaaggcgtggtttaatatttaattactctaacactccctctcacgcttagtctggtctttttgcctagtactaggCGTGGAAATATTTTATTAGGGAGGTAAATAGGAgcctgaaaagatttgaactcgagACCTCTTGCTCTAATATCATGAAAGATTTAATGGAACCACaatcaactgttctaaaagtttaagctgttagatgaaggcgtattttaatatttaattactctaacaagtttcaagtttttttcttctccaaCTGGATTCTCCATGAGTAGGAATGATAAAAGTTATATTGTAGGGTGAGACATCTAATATTAGCCGGAAAGGACTTCTACTAGATCTTTCTCGCCAGCTTTTACGACATGATGTTTGATAGAATCTAGAAGGAAGGATACCTTAAATTGTGAATGTGCATGATACTGAATCTTTCCTTCGGTGCTCTTCTTTAAGGATGAGCTGGCCTACCTCTGAGGTAGATAGTGACAACGCTGGTCCTCTTATTGAAACTTACTTGTAATTTATGCGCAGGCCTCAGCATGGAAGACCTCCAAAAGCTTGCTAATCTTGGAACTAGAGCTCAAAAGACGGCTCGTAGGGATATTGCGCATGTGGTAAGTGGATCTTGTATTTTGGCCCTTGTTTGTTTCTCagcatagtttttttttttttttccttttaagtgAAGATGGAGGCATTTTTGGTTCTTGGCTTAGGATGGAATGGATCATATAATCTTCCTACTTATGTTACAAGATCTCATGTTTTCAGCTCTTAGAATGTAGACCAAGTTCCACTTGGAGTACAAAAAAGTTCGAAATATAATATTTACAAGGTTCATCCTCATTGCCAATTCCACACCTTCTCCTTTTGTGAAGGCTGCTTCGTTTTCGGCCAGTTTATTATCAGTATAAGATCAAGTTCTTTGGCATGTCATTTAGCGTGCAAATTCCTGTGTCCTCTGGCCTCACGTGACAGTGGCTTTGGATAGTGACAGCTAGCTTGCTAAGGCATGGCCTCTGCTGCCAATTATTCTAAAGGTCATACCAATGAAATGCGCCCCCATAGGCCATACATCAAGGGTAGGGGTGCGGAAAAGGCAAAGGGGATTATAAGGATCTCGAAGGGGTAGAACAGGCCCTGACCAGTTATTCGAGGATTTGCTTGAAGTGATTTGTAATATTACTGCTGTGTATAAAACAAACTTCTACTACTTGGAACAGCGTATGTTTTATAAAATGACTCTTTTTTTAATGAGAGCTGCGCTAAACCACTGAATTTTTTAACAAATGAAATATCAAAACGACTATCTACTATGTTTTCTTGATGCATAAAGTACTAAAACTGTGGAAATGGTCATCCCCTGATATTTTGACTTTATCAAGAATACTCgcaataattaatttttttgactacaaaatcTATCCCTAGAGAGCGAATGTGGGAAACTGAGACACAGAACAATTATGATGGATGACTTTCTTCCTTAGCATTCCCATTGTTCGATCAAGCTGATCTTAAAGATTGATTGTGGCCTTTATAGGTGTCTACTAGAGGAAATGGTGCGACAACAGTTTCCGCTACCATGTTCTTTGCATCCAAGGTCAGCGCTTCTGTTTTTCTCatctcatttccttttctttcgtttAAAACAAATGGTTGAGCAATTTTCTCAAGATGTACTCAAGTTCCTGCAGGTTGGCATTCCTATTTTTGTTACCGGAGGAATTGGAGGAGTGCATCGACATGGCGAGAACAGTAAGTTCACTTTGATTCGAGTCTGTCTACTTGATTTAGAAGTCCAAAAATTGGTGATTCTATACTGTTACTAAACATCCATGGACTCTTCACCATTAGTGCTTCAACTACTTCTCCTTCTCTTGCCACCGCTTACTCTCTTGAGAGTTATTTCATTGGCCATTGAAATATTTCGAACGTCCATTGCATTTTGGGACATTCACCGATGGTTAGTAAAATCTGGACATTGTGCCAAACACCCATTGGCAGAGCCTCCCCAAatcctttctccttttccacACCACCACCCTCATCTTACTCTAGATGCTGCAGCCATAAAAATCTTTCTCCCCTATGCATGTCCGTACAGGTGAATACAAGTAATGATTGCTCTTGGAACCAATGGCCTTGGGTGAGGGTGCCATTGCCACTTGTCgatagctgcacaaaattttaaGAGACCCATAAGATGATGATAGCTTTTTATCTCCTCCGTCCTCTTTCTGCACCAAAATTCATTAGTTTTGGTGTGCTTTTTCTTATAAACTCAGGACAACTCTTGTCCTGTTCCTAGGTAGGATTCTGAGATGCACCAGACAATGTCACTatctacttaaaaaaaaaaaaaaggattcatACTATTGTTTCTGGCATTTGTGCATGCTGTACCCAATTCCATTGCCTTGAGCTTTTGTTATTGGTGCCTTTGTGAACTTAGGACTGATGTAAATTACCCTGTCTTTGTGATTCACATGTAGCACTGGACGTTTCATCTGACCTTACAGAGCTTGGAAGGACTCCAGTAGCTGTTGTCTCTGCTGGTGTAAAATCTATTCTGGACATTCCTAGGACCCTTGAATACTTGGTATGATCAGGTTTTATGTTCGGAACCTATTGATATGGAACAGAAGTTCATGTGctaattttgctttttattgCAGGAAACCCAGGGAGTTTGTGTTGCTACATATGCTACTAATGACTTCCCAGCATTCTTCACAGAGAGGAGTGGTTGCCAGGTTAGGACAATAAACCCTATTTTGTGAAAAACctgtttaatattttatttgtatCTGTCATTTGCACTGTGCTGCATGTTATCATTTACTTTGAAAGAGGGGCAGTTTGGATAGATATGTGATCTAGTTAAGATAGAAACATGTGGATCCAGATTTTAAATTAGAGGGGTTGAATGCATGGTTAATCATATGTCCAGCCCCTTACAGTAGTTGTTTTAATTTGTTAGTTTCTTAGAAAAGCCTTACATGTGATATAATgagattttgataattttataatcacaatttcaatagCTTAGCCAGAACAAAACAGAGTGCCTCCTATTAATCCTATACTTGATCCAAacacatttttgcaattttcatgCAGCGTCTGTTTCAGCTCATAATGTCTGAGTTACAGGGGGACGTGTGCCTTGTGAATGGTAGAGAAGGGAACTGGTCTACCCAACGTACTCCAGATATAACAGAACCTGCGTTATACTGTcgtgattttcaattttcattgaaGAAAAAGTTTTCAGCTGTTTAGACGGTTTTGACCGTAGTTTCTCAAGTTCCAACAATAAGTTTTGTGTAGAGGACAGAGTAAGCAACTTTATTAGGGATTGTGCACTGTATGTAGTTAAGCAAGCAACTTTATTAAGGATCGTGTGCTCAACATAGAGGTAGTTATGCTGGAAGTTTCAAAAACCTATGGATTCTGAATGTCTCAATAGGCTGAATTGATGGTGGATTCTATAGAAGAGAAATAATTGCCCTCATAATCCTTGGACTTTTTGCTTATAGAATAGCAACTTTTATATGACTGTACCAAGTTCTTGCACCAAGTCTGCTGAAACTGTCTCAAATAATGTCTAGGTGCCTTGTCGTGTAGATACACCCGAAGATTGTGCTCGACTTATAGGCAAGTGACTGAGGTCCTTCGTCTCTGGTTTCATCTTCTTATTATGGTTTTCTTGCATGCATCTCCTCATTGTTGTTCTTCGTGCCAGATGCTAATGTTAAGCTCCGACTAGGAACTGGAATTCTTTTTGCTGTACCCATTCCGAAAGAATACTCAGCATCTGGTAGATTAATTGAGGATGCTATACAGAGAGCCATTGGAGAAGCTAGGTGAACTTCTCCTTTTGTTTCCTTATATTGTGTCTCTAAatattattttgttttagttttttcaGCCTGATCATCCTCTTGCATGTCTTTTGTATTTCACatattgtcttcttcttcttttcttttcttttcttttcttttttgtattttcaggaCTAAGAATATAACAGGAAATGCAGAAACGCCTTTCCTGCTTTCAAGAGTCAATGAATTGACAGGAGGAGCCTCACTTGCATCTATTATCCTTCTTTTGACCATTTATTTGTTAAATTCTGTTTCTGCTTTTCATGCTAGTAACAAGTTCTATCAGTGCATTTTTTAGCGACCTTTTCTTTGCAATGAATTAAGTTAACAGCGTGCCAATCCATACCCCTTCGGAGACCGACTTAAGAGTGGAATGTTCCACTGCACCTTGAGCTAATATCCGGATTTAGAGGGAATATTGATTTTCTTGACATACAACAGATATTGCGTTGTTGAAGAACAATGCTCGAGTGGGGGCGAAGATTGCAGCAGCCCTCGCTCAGCTCAGAGGACATCAAAATGGTGGTGAGTAATGCGAAAGCATATCACCATTCTGGTATCCATTGCTAGCATTtgacagaggaaaaaaaaagattgagcaCGAGGACTCAGAGTCCGTCCATCTGATTGAAGATACTGAAAATCCTGCAATTAAATATTCTAAGATACTAAGAATCATGGTTCATTTTGATTCATGGTTGTTGGCAACTTGTCTATACGGTTCAGCACGGACTATGGAGGACAGAAGGTGTAAGATTAATCAGGCTACCTGAACTGATTCGGTACATATTTCTCCTCTCCACTGGATAGGCCGAAACTGATCCCTACTGCCCTCGGGTACTAGAGTTTGTACTACCTCTCTCTTATTTGAATTGTTATGTTTTATGTAAGCATTGATGATCTTTTCATTTACCTAATGCCAGATCAAAGGATTCCTTTTGCAATCTTTCTTCCAAAGGTTCTGACGACTGATCAGGTTGTTCTTCTGCTCGCTTCTTTTCGCCATTCTTTTCCCTCTCTGCTGGTTGTGGATGCAGTGTTTTCTCAACTCTTTTCCCAAATGTAGATGGCGCAAATTGCGATGCTTTAGATGAGATACGAATTGGGCGGGTCATGATGGTAACATGGATCGACGGGATCGTTTTAGCATCATCCTAGGATCGCAGCTCCATTGCTCTCGGAGGAGTTCAGTGATTTGACAATGTTCCTTGAACTCGTtaaatatctaaattcgatcctatcaacgatgcaataaagtaatggaaattcgcacaacacaagaatttacgtggttgaAAGTGTTCGCCTCCTCGTCCATGGGGAGATGAGAtatgtttcactaataacgtagaaaagtgtaaaCCCCTTTTCTCACACCCTCTTATATAAAAGACCCTTTTTCGCCTAAACATATATATGCGAAACCTTGGCCAAATTATAAAATtgccacatagcctaaaatatttaatttttccatagAAAACCTTCTATATCAACTAAAAGGCTcaacttgaatgtcataactctTCAATAATGTAATCAAGCTCAACCTCAATCCTCATCTTATCTTTAATAGAGTGAATATTTCTTTTCCCAACGATCATCCTCGGGAACTTATAGAAACTCCTTGACATATGCTGCTTAATTCGTACTCTTCCATTAGATTAGATGATGAGGCGACAGAATATTTTAAGACAATTTCATGAAGAAGAATACAAGAACAAGAGCCTCAAATCTGGCATGAACTGGATTTACCCAAAAGAAAGGGTCATGTCACGTTGTAAAATGGTACAACTGTTGTTCATTCGAATTAGGTTGTTCTCATAATCTTTGATTAGTCTAAGGTAAGAAATTCTTTTTAATAAATCAAGGCTAATTGCATCGCATTAAATCAAGCGCGGGAAATATGAACTGAATATCACATTACCACAATGCATGCCGGCCCGAACGACCTTGCTGCATAATTGTGCTGTGTAGACAACCTTCTCCATGCTGATCACGCTATCCACCCTCTTGGTCACCAAGTTGCATGCTGATCCGGCTCACCAGGTCTCCAACGCCATTCTCGCACTCCTACGCCACCCCGTGCCATCCGCTCGGGGGAGGACTACCATGAATAAGATATGGACCTTTACACTAGAAACAGCCATAATGCCCATTGACACAGCATTTAGCACTCCGAGATTTTAATTGGCCTTTGCATTTTCCGACTCAGTCGATTTTGACAGGGGTTTTCTTGAGTCAAAGACGTACCTGTTTCAATAGAGATCGAAAAAATATCTCACAAATCTGGTCTTAATTAGGCATCAGAAGATCTGTTGCataattcttttaattaattaacagtAGATGTgcacgaaaataaaatttgaaagacACAACTCTTGCCTTCGCCAGAAAGGTCGGTATATTTTGTCTAACGCTGTCACGAAGGGCCCAGACTAAACATTCAGCTCGGcccattttggaaaaaattgttGGGCTTATATCCCGTGGGCCCTGGCCCATCCCCACGGTTGTACTCAATCATCATCACCTGCCTCCTACTTCCTAGATCGATGATGATGTCGCTTACTCGATTGTTGGTAAAGGTTTGGCCAACTAATTTCGATGTCGTGTCGTGGTTGCCCAAGCACTTAAAGTCGTCGTCAAAGTCAACGAGATTGCGGTCCAAATACACATTCTTAGCGACTCCATCCGACACTTTTGCGTCAATTCTCCTTATTTGGATATTATTCCTTTGAATTTGCTTGGAAGACTAATCGAGGGTGATTTGTCATTTGTAATAATAACCTCTCTTTTTTATCCTTGTAGTCGCTCTCTATTTACTTTAAATAGTTGTAATCGAGACTTGTTTACCTCGAAAGGAATTTCCTCGCcgctaacaaaaaaaaaaattgaaatttgaaattggcCATGAGTATACATGCATATTACTGTTGAAAATCAATATCATGGGCCGGTGAATATGTGGTGACGAAGCATATCTTGTATTCGATGCATGCCCGAATTTCGCGAATCGATTATCCGGCCTAAGCGTAATTGATGCAGAATTGTTTTCTCATCATCATCGGACCGAACAAGGGCCATAAATTTCGTTCTTTATTTCACCAGAACCCAACAACCATCAAAAGATACAATGGGTGAAAACCCCGTTCCATCCGTGATTTCTCTTGTACCGTTTTGATTTCTTACATGTCGCAAGTCCCGCAAGGCAAAGGGCAATGTTGTTTGCCTCGTAAGGGACTTTTCTTAAGCATCCTCGAGACACAGCTCAACTCGTCTAACTTAATCCTCGTGAGGTACACGTCATAAATCTCTCTATTCTCCTTGTAATCCAGAACACGCAGCATGCAATGCATGCTTTGAACAATAGGACAAAAACAGAGTCAACCCGAATTAAACGGATGGAATGAGGATCTGATCTttttttgacccatttaacaAGTGACATTTTTTGCGGACCCCAGGTTGACCCGAATGCAGACCCGTTCTTAGCCAGGTTTTGCGCCAGCATTGGGAGGGGGCACGCATGCCGCAAGCATCAAATCGTTTTGTCTAATTCCCTCTAttgttttttaattaatttatatttcacaaaaaaatatatatatttcgattttcaagcattaaaaaGCAACCTATTAAAAACAGCAACATTTTCTTATTTGGTTGATCAAAAAGTTGTACGAATAACGACATGaatggtcattgaactttgatttaatgtgtaatgtagtcgtgaacttttaatttgacaattaCGATCCCCGAacttaatttaatcaatatagtccttgaacttttaaaatgtgttcaacttagtccttgaaGTTGAACtaatggaaggactatattgacataTTCCTATAGTTtatggactaagttgaacatgtttcaaaagttcataaactgtattgatcaaattaaaagtccggAAGCACACTGAACATTGggtaaaagtttagagatcatatttgtcaaattaaaagttcatggattacattgcatattgagttaaagtttatggaccatattgcatattaagTGAAAGTTTAGATATCAtctttgtcaaattaaaaggtcatggatcacattgcacgttgggtgaaagtttagaaatttttttcctgttgtttttttggggggggggaagAGCAAATCAGATTTGGTTCGCTGCGTTAATGGCAAGAGTTTAACTTTCACCGTTACACGTGGCACGTGCTTTATCGTGTCCCAAgagcaaagagaaattgagggaAATTAGGGGAAACTCGGAGAGAGGAAACGACGTCATTTTGTGAGAGAAGTgacttaaaattagaaaaaaaaaatgacgtcaaagataaattggggaaaattagGGGAAAATCGGAGAGAGGAAATGACGTCATTTTGCGAAAGAATTgatttaaaattagaaaaaatatatattttttgttgactagTTGGCAATTGAGAAATCTCTATTTGAATATGTTTAACAAGTGTCGTGTTAATGCAATGACTttattgcactaatttgataaattttaagatttaattgcactttcgtaacaaTTTTTAGGACTTCCTATACACTTattcataaatttaaaaaaaaatgtccaaatgTGAAGCTCTagaaagcaccgacactcttcggAGGCCTTCATGTCGTGTCCGACACAATCCGGACGTGGTTAGTGCTCTAGACACGCCGGCACCATGTGAGTTCAGCATGCCGACACCCCATTTCGACACCAatggggtcaattttaagcatttttaataaattaggatttttaccaaaaaaataaataaattaggggtcaaaatataaatttataatacacacacacacacacacacacaacacacacacacaaacttAATTCATATATCTAGctatcccaaaattaatataccgaGTCAACCCAAAAATAtacctaatcgtgaatcccttaaaaaaaaaaaaaaaaactcccatatttttatataattatgtatatataaaaatataaatttaatatacAACACGTCCCAACATGTCagaattctcttcttctttttttcagaaatgATGTGCCGATGTGTCGTGTtatgtcgtgtcgcgtgtcggtgctacttaagTGAAACTCGCTCGGATTTTCTCGGCCAATTGTCAAACTAGATCCGATATCCGAAATGTGACTTTGCCATAGAAGGAAAGACGACAACCTGCTTCACTCTATCTCCCAATCTTTATTTGGTAAACTTTTGGGGGTCACAGGCAAGATTGAGATATTGATAATTATCCAAGTTTTCAATTTTGGTAAGTGCATTCATTCCATTACCCAATAAAATGTTTCCATATTTGTGATTgcttgtggaaatttttttttttctgttataaGAAGATAATCTTTTAGACTGACAATAATGTGAAAGAATGCATAAATTCcgcctgaatttttttttttttttagcaaccATCTTTTCTATTTGGTGTAATCTACTTTTTCAATCCTAGAAGTTTGATAAATTTCAATGGGGTTAATCactaaacaagaaaagaaaaacaagcatacaaattcaaaatgtaGTTGTTCGATCGATGGTTATTCTATAATCATTCGACTACAATGAGAGTAAAACGCTAGAGTCctacgtttttttttattttaatgtgaACGAGGATCGTTTCAAACTTCCGAGGTTGCAAAAGATTCAACAgtgcaaaaatttattttggttCGAATTGATGGTATTTCTATTACGGATTTATATTTTGAGACTAGCTGCGTCCACGTTTTATTGTAAAATTAGGCATGTAATTAATAATTACCTACTCCTTCCTCGGTATTATCGATCTTTCTTCCGTATAAAAGGGCTCTCGAGCATTCCATCTCATTTGCGTCCTCCATTCTTCAATTCTAAACCCTAGGGAGGCGCCCGCTCCGACGATCACCATCGGGCTCGGACAATGAACAGAATAGGACTTCTCCGTGCCCGCTTCTCACCGGATTAGAGCATGCTTACCTTGAAGGTTAGATCTTTATccgagcattttttttttctgtacatTGGTATGTATTCAACTTCCGTCTTCCTCAGCATCTGCACATTTTTACATAAGGTGCAGATACCTTAATTTtgtagtttttgttaaatcaaAATTTCCGAATACCATTAATCTAGTCATCTACCTAGATCCACCCATAATTACATATCTAATACCGTGTTGAGTTTCCTTCCGCTCACCTCCGGTCCTTGGGCAACAATGCCGAGCTCTATCTATTCAGGGTTTCGATTCATCGAACAATTTCGTCATAAACGCAGATCGAACTGTTCTCATGCCACTTTTAACCTTTACACCCTCGTTTAGATTTCTTTATCCATCGACTCCATCGTCGACAAGGATGGTGTTCACACAACACGACCGGCGCGAGTCAGGTCCGGCTGGCTCTCCCCAAGATGGGAAGAAGCTCGGTcgtttgaaaaaacaaaaaaaaaaaatccaagtgcCCTCTCTATGATCCAacccaagaaaatgaaaaaaaagagagggaagaaaattacattaatattttcgaaatcaatttttggctgTCGGGAACTCCAATTCCCGCGATAATTGGAcgagaacaaaatcaaattcCACACTCTCGAGGAGAACTCGAttaaattcttgttttttttgggggtcgccGTCGCTAGTGGATCGAGCTCCGACTCGCCGAGGATCGACGAatgggagagaagagagattaGGGAGTTAGAACCCTCTTTGACCGAAAGGAAAAATCGTCGTCGCAATTCAAATccgcaaaagggaaaaagcgaATTCGTCTTCGTTCACGCTTTCCaccttccttctcttctctctctcccccgaaGGTAATACCCAATTCATgcaatagagatagagagagagagaagagagagagagagagggtactTTCCTAACTCGCTCTAgcgtttctctctctaaaacccgAGAGGGGGAGAGATTCAGAAGCCGACCCAAATTGCACTTTCCTGCGCGCAAAACCCTTGCCATTCTCTCCGTCGCTCTTGATGCTGCGCCAAGGGACGGCGGCGATGCGATGATTCCCGTCGAGTGGGTGGTCGTTGCGCCGGAGCGATCGCGGTGGCTGTGGGAGTTGGAATAGAGCGCGCGCATGGAATTCGTTGGGCGGACCGTCACGAAGGGGTTCAAGGGGTTCGGGGCTCTCACCGGGACGGTGAGATCGTACGACCCGGCGTCTGGGTTGTTTAAGATCGTG is a window from the Rhodamnia argentea isolate NSW1041297 chromosome 8, ASM2092103v1, whole genome shotgun sequence genome containing:
- the LOC115735356 gene encoding pseudouridine-5'-phosphate glycosidase: MVSSAISRLTNLHRHLLPADSKLLESDDVSGLMKISPEVAEALSSGQPVVALESTVISHGMPYPQNLETAKQLEAIVRVNGAIPATIAILDGVPCIGLSMEDLQKLANLGTRAQKTARRDIAHVVSTRGNGATTVSATMFFASKVGIPIFVTGGIGGVHRHGENTLDVSSDLTELGRTPVAVVSAGVKSILDIPRTLEYLETQGVCVATYATNDFPAFFTERSGCQEEKVFSCLDGFDRSFSSSNNKFCVEDRVPCRVDTPEDCARLIDANVKLRLGTGILFAVPIPKEYSASGRLIEDAIQRAIGEARTKNITGNAETPFLLSRVNELTGGASLASNIALLKNNARVGAKIAAALAQLRGHQNGVQHGLWRTEGVRLIRLPELIRYIFLLSTG